TTGAAGCGAAGTTGATCCTCTTTACTTCTTTCCTGAAGACTTAATTGACTTCTACTTTCATGAGTTTTTAAATCTTTTAGTTTTTGATATAGCTCTTCAAAGACAATATATTCTTGAGATTCTATATCTAAGGCGTGACAATTAAGAAGTAACATTCTTATTCTGATACATCCTTCTGAAATTTCACACTGCTCTTGGACTAAGGCCTTTGTTATAATTTCAAGACTTTCTAGGATATACTTTTCCTTCTCTCGCTCTTTGTGTTCAACGCTTTTGTTTAATTTCTTTTGCTCTTTAATTTTTCGCGATAGAAAGAATATCAGTGTACTCAAAAGAGATATAATAAATACAAGAGCAATAAGAATTTCGAAAAAATATTTTTCTAACATAATTTACCTTTATAGCATAT
The DNA window shown above is from Halobacteriovorax sp. HLS and carries:
- a CDS encoding DUF2489 domain-containing protein, whose product is MLEKYFFEILIALVFIISLLSTLIFFLSRKIKEQKKLNKSVEHKEREKEKYILESLEIITKALVQEQCEISEGCIRIRMLLLNCHALDIESQEYIVFEELYQKLKDLKTHESRSQLSLQERSKEDQLRFKLEDEYCEKIIEASEKLLKEVKGFL